The Candidatus Cloacimonas sp. region AAGTGGATTCCCTTCTTGCCTCGCTTAAAGATGATTTTGACGATGACGATGATGAAGACCAGGATATCGATCTGGACGACTATTTGGATGATGATGACGACTTCTTTGGTTTCGATGAGGACGAAGATGAAGAAGACGATTTTGATGATTTTGAAGACGATGATGAGGATGACGACGAAGAATAATCAGCTCTCGTCTATTTAGAAATCATACATCAATTATTTTTAAAGCAAAGGGGAAAAATCGCCTCCAAAGGCGATTTTTTCTTAAGGATTAGTATGGAACATATTAGAAACCAATTACTTGCGGAAATAGCTAAAGCGGAAAGCATTGTCATTACAACTCACATCAATCTCGATGGGGATGGTTATTGTGCAGCTCTTGCTTTACAGAGAATACTATCCCGGCAAGGAAAAAATACATTGCTGGTAACAGATGATGACGATTTAAACCGCTATCAGTTTCTGAAAGATGGAAAATCCGTAGAAAAGCGTTTCCAGTCATTAAAGGCAGAGGAACAATATTTTGCTTTGGCCATTGTTTTGGATTGTAATTCTTACGATCGCCTGGGAGCCAGAAAAATCCTGATAGATAAGGCAAAAAAAGTTATCGTCTTAGACCATCATCAGCAAGAAAATGGACTTATAAAAGCCGATCTTAGTTATATCGATCCCAATTTCGCCTGTGTGGGAGAAATGCTTTTTGCCTTACTGGAAGATGAAATAAGCAAACTATCTCTGCCCGACCGCATATTTGTTTGTAATTGCCTCTATACCACTATTTTGAATGATACTAATAATTTTGTTAACGCCAACACGGATGCGGAGGTCTTGATATTTGCCTCCAAATTGATTGAACTGGGAATAAAGCCCAATGAACTATATCGTAACTACTTTTTAAATCATTCTGCCGAAGAAATGCGTTATGTGGGAGAGACATTATCCACCCTCGAATTGCATTTGAACCGTAAAATCTTGGTAATGTATTCCACTTTGGCAATGAGCCAGAAAAATGAAATAGACCCAGATAGCATAATGAACCTTGCTTATTGGGTTCAGGGCATCAAGGGAGTGGAGGTAATTATTTACTTACGAGAAGATAAGGAAGGTGTATTTAAAATCAGTTTGCGCTCCGAAACGGTAGATGTGAATAAAATTGCTGCTCGTTACGGAGGAGGAGGTCACAAACAAGCATCCGGTTGTTCTATACTTGGAACCTTGGAAGAAGTGAAAAACAACCTGTTGAAGGATGTTATCAATGCCTTTGGCAAATAATGGCTTTATTGCTATAGATAAACCGGAAGGCATTTCGTCGTTTGCAGTAATCAAACATTTACGCAAAATAACCGGCTTAAAAAAAATAGGACATAGCGGCACTTTAGATCCTTTTGCTTCTGGCTTGGTAATTTGCTGTTTAGGGCAATATACGCGTTTGGCTGCTTATCCGGAAAAAGCAGACAAGACCTATCTGGCTGTAATGAAATTGGGGACAAAAACCACCACCGGCGACCCAGAAGGAGAAATTATTCAAACCGCACCTATTCCTGATTGGGAAAATAAACTGGCGAACTTGGAAAAACAGGCATTGCTATTAACGGAACTTTCCGTCCCTGCCTATTCAGCCGTAAAAATTAATGGCATCAGAGCTTATGCTTTAGCCCGCAAAGGCATTTCCGTAGAACTTCCCCGCAAGCAAATAAAGATTATTGACTTTAGCTTTTTATGCTCTGAACAAAACCCAGCGGACGAATTATGCTATCGTTGCCAAGTTAGCAAAGGAACTTATATCAGGGCTCTAAGTGAGTGGTTGGCAGAACAATTAAATACTCTTGCCTACACTAAAACACTCAGAAGAGAAAGGGTTGGCAAAATAACTTTGCAAGATGCGGTAAAATTGGATAATTTAACCAGTGAGAATTGGTTCACTTATCGGTTAGATTACAAACAGGTCTTCCCTCAATGGGCTTATCAAAATCTTGAGGTTACAGATTTTGATAAAGTTATGAATGGCATAGATATAGCTGCGGATAGCGAAAGCAACGAAAATGTTCTATTGCTTTACGAAGATAATATCTGTGCCGTAGGAAAAAGAATCAATGATCTCATTCATCCTTTTATCGTGCTGAAATGAATTTACCTTCAGTGTTAACCATAGGAAATTTTGATGGCTTGCATTTGGGGCATCAGCAATTACTGCAAAAAGTAGTTGACCTCGCCCAAGCAAAATGCCTACAAAGTGTGGTCATTACATATAAAGACCACCCCGCTTTTGTGTTAAGAGCTCATCCTTTACCCAAAATGCTTTGTCCGGTAATTATCAAACAACAAGAATTGTTAAAACTGGGCATAGATAAAATTGAACTGCTGGAATTCACGCCGGATTTGGCAAAAACACCCCCGCTTAAATTTTTGAAGGACTATATTATCCCTCAGTTCCATCCCCAAATAATAGTTATGGGTTACGATTCGCATTTCGGACATTTACGCCAGGGAAATTATGAGTTTTTATGCAAACATTCAGCCGAACTTGGTTACAAAGTAGCTTATGTAGAGCCATATCTGTATGAAGGCCAACCAGTTAGCAGCAGTTTAATCCGGAATTTGCTGAGCGCAGGAAAAATAGAAACAGCCAACAAATTACTGGGCAGACCCTATCGTTTAATTGGCAAAGTGGAACACAGTTATGCCAAAGGTAGAAAAATTGGTTTTCCCACTGCCAATTTAAATTTGCTCTATCCTCATCAGCTTATTCCTCACAATGGCATTTACCTTTCTAAAGCATTTTATCAAGAAAAAGTTTTTTTCGGGTTGACAAATATCGGCATTAGCCCAACTTTGAAAAATACCGGCAAGATAGAAATTGAGACCCATCTTCTGGATTTCAACGGTGACTTATATGGAGAGACCTTAGAACTGGATTTACTCCGTTATATAAGAGAGGAAAAGATGTTTAAGAGTATTGATGACCTTAAAAAAGCTATCCAAAACGACATAAATTTGGCAAGAACTCTGCTAAGTGAAGATAGTAAATGAAAGATTATACTCCCCGCCCTCTGTCTAAGCGTAAATTGCACCCCCATTGTGCCGTTTTGCTTTTTTCCTTGTTTTTTCCGCTCTTTTTTTACGCTGTATCACCTCTGCAAGTAGTTTCCGGTAGTGGCATTGTCGCTGAAGAAGATAGCAAGATTTATCATTTTCGCTATCACAATTTAGCTGATGACTATCATCTTACGGGACCTTCCATTTGGGCAGTGCGTTTTAATTTCAAAGGAGCATATTCAGTGGCTGATTCTGCTTCCTTTGCTTTGAACTATTTTAAAATCTACAATCCCTATCCCAATTTGGAAATGCGCATCTCGCTTTGGAATGAACAATATGGAGGAACAAACGAATTAAATTATTTCCCTGGTTCCATTATTGAAGGTGGCAACTGGCAAACAGTCACTCTTTACAGCAATCCTACCAATATTGTTTTTCCGGATGTGCAAAATCCTTTGCAAATTGTGTGGCTGGTGATGGAATTTACCACTCCGACAGAAGGAAAATATATGTCCGCTTCGGTAGGAAGTGGAAAAAACAGTTTTTACTATAATACCACCGTCACGGGCAGCGAATTTTGGCAAAGTTTATTTACGGCAGGTTACAATTGCGAACTGAGAGTTAGCGCCATTGGCAATTTTAATTTGCTCAACACCGAATTAGAATTATTGAGTTTTTCTTTACCTGAAAACATTTTGCCCTACGATACCGTTTATCCATCCGTAACTGTATATAATCATAGTAATTATCCTATTACCGACACGCTTCAAGTTAATATCACCAATCCCACCCAGGAATTCAATCAAGACCTGCAAATTCCGTTAATCAACATTCCTGCCGGGGATTCACTTTGGGTAATCAGTTCGGAAAGCGTAAATTTCGGTCGCGATCCCTGTCAGATAAAAATTACGCTTTCTCTCAAGCATCATCCTGCCGTAATTTTGGCAGCGCGCTATTACAATATATTTTCGGAAACGAGCAGTTGTCACTTGATAGAATATTTTAGACGATATACTTATGATATAGATGATATTCCTCAAGATACCGATGGACTGCATCATTTACTTTATTTTCCCAATCAAGTGGATGATTATTCTTGTCCTGGAGCGATGCAAAGATTCAATTTCTACCAGTTCAATTCTTTGCCTCAAACAGCCATAGACGGATACAAAAGGTTTTATCTACCAGTAGAGGCAAATTCTGAACCGGTTTTAGATGCCATTGCCGCAGCGCAAGAAAAAAGAAGTTTTATTACTCGCAGCAATTGTAGAATCAGCATTTTGGATCCTGATAATCCTGAAAACCTGCGTTTGTCCGTCACTCTGAATAATGATAGAACTTCTTTATTTGAATGGACTTCCAGCTCAGCCATCAATCCTGGATTTTTTGCCGGAATTTTTGAAGCAAATCGTTTTGAGGCAGGGGGGCTTTTTTACCTGAAAAAATGGCTTGCCTTCAATCAACCTTTTTCGTCAACACTCGATCTTGGCACCAGCGCCAGCATAGATTTATTAGTAAATACAACCGAGCTTGATTCACTTAAAAATTACCGAGTATATTACTGGATTCAAAACAGTTTCAACAACGGCGGCGAGATTTTTTATGCTAAATGCCTTGTTTTCCCTTATGGATGGACAGTTGGCATAGACGACGAAAATTTACCTCATCTGCATTTAACTGTTCATCCCAACCCACTTACTAAGGGCAATGCTTTAAAAATTTCCGCTCCCAATTATCCCACTATTTATACCATTTATAACCTTAAGGGTCAAAAAGTGTTCGCAACGCAGCTTGTGACCAAGGAAACAAGTGTTCCTTTTGCCGTTTTTCCTGCTTCAGGAATATATTTCTTGCGTTGTGAAACCCAAGTTAAGGACAAAATAATAACCGAATCAAAAAAAATAAGCGTAATAAAGTGATGTGATATTATGGCAAATCATCTTTTTATATCCGAATTGCACCAGAAAGTAAATCAAGAAATTTCCGGTTTATATCTGGTTGCGGAAAAAGAGCTCCGCGAGGGCAAAAATGACCTGTATCTGCGTCTAAAACTTCAAGATAGAAGCGGAACCATCTCTGCCAATGTGTGGAAAGATGCACTTAAACATTCAGATGAATTTGACGCCGGAGATATAATTAGCATTCAAGGCACCGTTGTAAGTTACAAAGGTCAGGTTCAACTTTCCATAACCAAACTGCGTTTTGCCGATAAATCCGAATATGATATTGAGGATTATTTAATGCGCAGTAAAATTGCTCCGGAGGTTCTCAGCGCTCGCTTTTTCGAATTTGTGGATAAAGTGAAACAGCCCCATTTGAATAGATTGCTGCATCTGATCTTTGATGATAAGGATTTTTTCACCAAGTTTTTAAATTCTCCCGCAGCCAAGAATTGGCATCATAATTATCTTAACGGCTTGATAGAACATACCGTTTCCGTAGCTGCTTTGTGTGAATTTGCCACCACCCTCTATCCCGTAAATTATGATTTATTAATCACCGGAGCGTTATTACACGATGTAGCCAAAATTAAAGAATACGACAGTAAAAGCAATATTGATTTTACGGAAGAGGGACGCCTTATTGGTCACCTGGCTCTTTCCGATCAATTGGCTTATGAAACGGCTACTAAAATTCCCGGTTTTCCGGAAGACCTTTTACTCAATTTGCGCCATTTAATTCTTTCTCATCATGGAGAATACGAAAAAGCATCCGTGCGTTTGCCTCAAACCTTGGAAGCCATAGTTTTACATCATTGTGATAATTTGGATGCTCAGGCAGTCGGCGTAACACAAATAATCGATGCAGCCCCACCCAATGCGATTTGGACAGAATATGACAAATTGAATAACCGCTATTACAGAATTTTCAAGCCGGTTTGAGAATTATGTTTCAAACCCTTATCATTGCCAGCGGCAGCAGGGGAAATTGCGTTTTCATGCAAACGGAAAGAACGGCTTTGCTTTTGGATGCAGGCATCAGTTTACAGAGAATTTTGGACTGTTTGGATAGCTATGGTATTGATAAATCCAAAATTAGCGGCATATTAGTAAGCCATGAACATTCGGATCATATCAAAAGCGTAGGTTCCGTTTCCCGCAAACTAAAAATCCCAATTTATATCAACAGACCTACTCTTTCTTCTTGTTCAGAGCGTTTGGGCAATATCCAAGATAGGATAGTTCTGTTCAATACCGGAACAAGTTTTGAGATTGGTGACATTTATGTGGAGGCATTCAGTTCTTCTCATGATGCTGCCGAGTGTTGTAATTTCGTATTTTCTCCTCTTTCCGAACCCAAAAGAAAATTGGGCGTGGCAACAGATTTGGGCTATCCCACCCAATTAAGCATTCTGAAATTGAGTAATGTAAGCACTCTCATTTTGGAAAGTAATCACGATGAACGGATGCTTATGGAAGGTCCCTACCAGTGGAAACTTAAACAACGCATTCGTGGTTCCCAGGGTCATCTTTCCAATGTCCAAGCAGTTGGATTGATTTCTGCCTTAGTGCATCCCGGCTTAAAAAACCTTATTTTGGCACATTTAAGCGAAATCAATAACCTCCCTTCTTTGGCAGAAAAGACAATGCGGGACTATTTGGAAAGCATCAGAAGCGATATCAAACTTTTTGTGGCGGAACAAAATAGACCTACTCCCATAATTGAAATATAGTAAGCGGCATTTTTATGCCTAAAATGCTGCGTTGCTTCCTGTTAGATGAATTTTGTCACTATCGGGTGCTTGAATTTCACTAAGGCAAATCGGCAGAGTAAAATAACAAGTATTTTGCATATAGCGCACCTATTTTATCCTTCCAATTCACCTATAAACCCCCCGACTTCCACTCCCCCTTCTCTTATCCTAAACGAGGAGAGGAGGACGGGTTGATGAGGAGAGGAGGAGGAGACACTAATAGCGAAGCAATTGTTTAGCTAAGAAATAGCGCTTATCCATAATGGCTAAGTGCTTGATAGTGTTACATTAAAGTATTGGGGTCTATATCAATTTGTTTTTTTAGGGAAGAGGGGCAATTATAGAGGGCATCAAATGTTTTGATTGCCGCCTGCATAACTTTCACATTAATGCCTTTAAAAATAATATGATAGCGATAATTGGAACTGATTTTGCTGAAAGGCGCAAGCGAGGGACCCAAGATAAGTAATTGTGGCACAGGATATTGTTTATGAAGCAAAGAAAGTGTTTTCTGCATATTGACCGTTTCTTTTTTCAATAATTCCAAATCGGGGCTTTGAAATAAAATCCTTGCCAAGCGATAATAAGGCGGATAGTATAGTTTTTTACGATAACCAAGTTCTTCGGTGGCAAAACGCATATAATTTTGTTGGCTGGCAGAGACAATAGCATAATGTAAAGGATTGTATGTCTGTATGATAACTTCACCGATTCTGTCGCTGCGTCCAGACCTACCTGCCACTTGAGTTAATAATTGAAAAGTTCTTTCTGCGGCTCTAAAATCGGGCAAATTCAACGAAATATCCGCCATAATGATGCCTGCCAAAGTTACGAAGGGAAAATCCAGTCCCTTGGAAATCATCTGCGTCCCCAAAAGGATATCTATCTCTCGATTTTTCATGCGATTATACATTGACTTATAGGTATCTTTTTTCCGCGCCGAATCCGAATCCATTCTTAATATTTTGGCTTCCGGAAACAGAATTTTGAGGTTCTGCTCAATTTTTTGAGTTCCTGGGGCTCCGTAGGCAAAAGAATAAGATCCACAAGAAGGACATTTTCGGGGACTGGGAATAGTGTTTCCGCAATAGTGACATTGCATTTCTTCCCTGTCGCGATGATAGCTCATACTGATTTCACAATTATCGCAAGTAATTAGTTTTCCGCATTTTAAACATTGCATAAAGGAAGAATAGCCGCGGCGATTTTGAAACAAAATAACCTGCTCTTTTCTTTGCAAACGCTTGTCTATTGCCTCCAAAAGAACCGGCGAGATTAAGTTCTGATCATATTCATCTCTTAAATCCACTACCTGAACTTCTGGCAAAGAATAGTCCATAGGTCGGCTTTCCAGTTTCTGAATTCTATATTTTCCGGTTAAAGCGTTATGCCAAGATTCCAAAGCTGGCGTGGCACTGCCCAAAACTACTTGCGCTTGTTGAATTTGAGCTCTCACGATGGCTAAATCCCTGCCCTGATAACGAGGTGCGCTATCCTGTTTGTAAGTGCCCTCATGTTCTTCATCTACAATAATTAAGCCCAAATTTGGCAAAGGTGCAAAAACGGCGCTACGCGCTCCAATTACAATTCTTTTGGCACCGCTTTTTATATTCTGCCACTGAATTAAACGATCCTTTTCGGTTAATTGACTGTGCTGGATGGCTAAGATTTGCCCAAAACTACTTTGAAAACGATCCACCATCTGAGGCGTCAAAGCAATTTCCGGAATTAGAAAAATAACGGTCTTATCCCTGGCTAAATAGTATCTGATAAGTTCAATATAGACCTCGGTTTTGCCACTTCCGGTGATGCCATACAACAAATTCACATTGAAAGTTCCAAAGTGCTGTAAAATATCTTTAACTGCCTCAACCTGGGCATAATTTAGCTCTATTTGTTTGGGCGAAGAAGAGTTCTCAAAAGAGATGGATTCCGGATCAATTCTCTGCGGTTCAATTTTGATGAAACCCTTCTTTACTAATGCCTTAACGGCACTGTAAGAAATGGTGGAACTGATGTTTGCCATTGGAAATACCATTTCTTCTTGCTTTATTTTTTCGTATGCCTCCCGCTGTTTTAACGGTAAAGTATCTTCATCCATAGGCGTTTCCAAACGAATGATGAAATTTACCGTGCGGGGTTTGTCTTTGTGATTTAGCTTGCGTTCAATTTTCAGCAGACCTTTTTCTTCCCCTTCTTCCATTCTTTTATAAAGCGGATAGGAAGGCAGTAATTTGCGCAGATTCTTGAAATTGGCTACTTCACATTTATCTATGGCATTTTTTAAGGGGACAAATTCTTCTGGAACATCCTCTGCCAACCAAGTAATAGTTGCTTCCGTTTCCGGCAATAAATAGGAAGGTAACATAGCAAAAAGAGCTTTGCCAACCGAACAATGATAATAATCAGCCAGCCAATAACCCAATTTTAACATTTCTGTTGTAAAAACGGGAGTATTGTCCAAGACCTCCATAACTGCCTTGTATCTGATATCTTTATCTTCCTCTGGCTTGGTTTGCGCTCCACAAATGCCTGTCCATAAACGACCTGCAAGATTTACTAATACTCTTGATCCTTCCCTTATTGCAACGGGAGAACAATAAACCAGTTCTTTGGGAATTTCCAACGGCAGATGAATTACATAATAATACATAAAACAACCCTTTTACGCTTCTGCCATCTGTCAATCTTATTTTGGAGGGATAATGCAAGCAGAAAGAAGATAAAGGCGAAGCGGAAAATTGCTTTGAACATCAAAAAAATAGTGGGTGGTGGATAAATAGGATAAAAGCATAGCCGGAAGTCGCTGAAACTCCGCATTTTTTTCTTACGGAAAAACAGCGTCCTCCAGCTACACAAATATAATTACATTTCTAATCCACTTTCCAAATCATTTCATCAGCAGCATTTTTTGCGTGCATTGATAATTGCCGCTTACTAACCGGTAAAAATATACACCCGTGGATACACTGCGGTCTTTTTCATCTTTACCGTCCCAAACGATATTGTAATTACCACAATTTAACTCTCCGTTTATAAGGTGCTTAACTATCTGCCCTTTTAGATTATAAATGGTTAAAGCGGTTTTCGCCGGTTTGGCAAGAGTGAAAGAAATGGTAGTAGAGGGATTAAAAGGATTAGGATAATTATGGTTCAATTTCGTAACTAAACCAGGAATATCACTCCCTGCAATTTCACCGAAAGGATAAGGAATATTTAGTATCGGGCTGGGAGTGCCATCCACATTATAATATTTCACGACAATATAATATCTATACTGTCCTTCCAAGGTTAAAACTTCATGATATGTTGTCTCTTCTGAATCCTGAACCAGATAAAATTGATCGGTATTGAACTTACGGAAGACCTTAAAACCAACCACAGGCAATACCGTATCTTCGGGTGATTGCCAATGAATATATAAATCTCCCGTTTCGTTATCTCCGGTATGATTAATGCCTTGCGGTTGCGGTAAATCTATCAAAGTAAATTCCGTATAATGAGTGGGGGTCTCTGGACTGATGATGATGGAAGTTAAAGTAGATGCCTGATGATAAGGCATTTTGGCAGTAACCGTATGAATTCCGTTGGGTAAATATATCAGGAAACTTCCATCGGAAGCGGGATGACTGGTTAACCGCTGATTAGAACGCAAAGTTGCCGTGGAAGGATCAAGACCGGAAGTAGGATATACAAAACCATTCAAATACCCCGTCTTTTGATAAATTCCACTTAATTTCAGGTCATCAATAAACCAGCCCGGACCATTTGTTTGTCCATCGGAGCCAAAACGGAAACGAAACATTGCTGTCTGACCGGCAAATTGGGTAAGATCAAAGGTTGCCAATTGCCAGCCACCGGAATTACCTGTCCAACCCGCTTCTCCATTTAAACCGTTTAAAGCGTTGCTGTTATAATTAGATTGCGGAGTTAATAAAGTCCAGGTAGTTCCATTACTGGTAGAAATGGAAACATTGGCTCCATCATAATTATATTCGCATACATAGTTATGGACAAATTGCAACTGGCTGTTTGCACCTAAAATATACTTGGGTGTATAAAGATTGTAGGTTACCAAATCGGGATAATTCCCGCTTAAATTGGTAGCCCAAACTTTAGTTCCGGAGAAGGGAGTAACCTGTGCTGGCGTTCCCCAAGTCCAACCCGTCTCGGAAGTTAAAGATCCGTTATTGAGTTCAAAATCCTCAAAGGCAACAGGATTATTATATTGCACATTGAAAGAAGCGCTGGTGGAAGTTCCGTTAATCGGGATAGCGCTGAACAAAATCGGTATTTGAGTAACGGAAGCATTCAAAGAAGTGGTATTTAGCGTAAACTTGATTTCACAAATGTCGTTGGGCTCTATTTTATCAATGGTTACAACCGGATTTTCGATAATCAATTGGGGCAATGGACTGCTAATTGTCGCTTGAATTCCTCTGGCGTCAACATCCGCGGCATTTTCCAGATTAACGATTAGATTAAATGTTTCACCGGTATCTACGGTGCCGTCAAAATCTCCCAAATGATCATCAATAAAATGGGAATCATACTTTAAACTGGAAGCGGAAACCTGCAAGCTGAAATAACGCGTCCATTCCAGATCACCTGAAGTTAAAACCAGATTAAAATTCAATACTTCTCCGTTAGGACAATCATCTGCTATTGTAATAGTATAGGGCTGTCTGTTAACTCCTCCCATCCCTGGTTCAATGGGAAAATAAGCAGCGGTAGGAGTATTGATGGTAACATATTCATTATCAGTGTGCAACTCTCCGATTAAATTTTCTGCCGTCAGGTTGCCGGAATTTTGAATCTTAACACCCAAATCCACTACTTCGCCTGGTTCACAAATGCCATTCATATTGGAATCGTTTACATAAGTATTTTCCAGAAGCAAATAAGCCGCAGCATGATAAACAGGAACGGTAGTGATATATAAAGCTTTGCCACTGCTTAATTGGGCAGCCGCAGTAGGGTAAGTATTATTAAAAGTATATTCCAATCCCATATTCCCGCTGTGATCTTCTATTCCGATAGTGCAATAGTTTCCGTGTCTGTTTCCTGATTGAGAATCCACATTATTAAATGTATGATATTGGAATTTTATAGGACCATCACCCAAACTGCTGGGATAAGCTGATTGATCATAAAGAATACATTGGAAATCCTCTACGGAAGAGCCATCCTTACCATTTTTCATATTATGCCATTCAATTACGAAGGAATGGTTGCTCCGATCAAACCAAGTATAAATTCCACTGCCAGTTCCCGTTGCCAAATCATCCCAGAAAGGTGCAATCATTGGATTGGGACCCATAGGACCTGGAATCCGATAATTTCTAAATTCTGCATTCTCAGTAGCTCCCATAGCAATAAAACCATTGGAACAAATAGTTATTTGATTATAGACACGGCCATAAAACTGGAAAGGAAACGGCAAACTAACAATTTCCAAAGCATCGGAACCAACTTGGTCACCCTCTTCGCTACCACTGTAACCGTCTGAAATAGATACCGCAGTTCCCACTCCACCTTCGGAGGGTGAAATTCCATGCCAATCGTAAACTGCTGCTTCTGCATAGGCAGTATCGGTCCAATCATAAATTAAATAACCATAATTATCGGGTCCTAAAGGATCGTGTTGAGTTACAACTCCCACCGTTAAAGTGAAATCGATAAATTGCAGATAGCCATCCGCATTATATAACTTTAGCCGTAAAGGAATAAGCATTCCAGGCAAAACTTCGGGTCTGGCTGTCAGAATAAAACGATCGGTTCCGCAAGTTACTTGTTCTCCTATGTTCAAAGTTCCAAACTCGGCACTATTATCCGTAACGCCCACTAAATCGTTTTGGGTGTATAAAATGCCCATAACATTATTTACTGGAACGGTTCCTTCATTTTTAACCGTAATACTGAAATCCGCTGCTTCTCCCGGATCAAGATGTTGGTTATTAGTATCTATTACCTGATAGGAGATATATTTCACCGCTGGGGCTTCCACTTGGATAAATTCTGAAATATGATAAGTAGCCGAATTGGAATCAGTTAAATTGAGATAGAATCTTAACATTGTTTGATGCGGCGTATCTGGAGCAATCTGAACAACAATACTGGTGGTATTTGTTCCTGTTTCTCCGCCTGGAATATTAGGATAGCTGATCAGAGAATCAAGTATGGTTACATAAGGACTGGTGGTACTAATGGTTCCGCTAATTCCACCAATTGCTTCTACACCTGTATTCGTTAAAGCCAAAATAAGTTCTATGGTTTCTCCACTACCGGCAGAGCCATTTCCGTTTCCGGCAGAAGGAGCTGTATCATCATCATCTATAATTACCGAGGCAGGAATTAAAGTAGCAATATCGATCACGGAAATGATTGATTGAGCAGGTTTAAAATTATGTTTGCTTACAGTTAAAGTTGCACTACCTACAACCATCCCCGAAGGCAAAACTAAGATTGCTTTACCATCGGCTCCTGTATAACTGCGAGCTAAAATTGTGTCTCCCATATTTAAAACAACTGCTGCTCCTTCTACACGCAAACCCAAACTGTCGCGCACCGTTACATCAAATAAACTCAATCCCAAAGGAATGGAGCTTTCGGCAGTAACCGTAAAGTGATTGGGAATACCTGTAAAGACCTCCATCGTGGGATCGCCCATTAAATTACACCAAGCAGCAAAATTAACTGCATTGGAAG contains the following coding sequences:
- a CDS encoding bifunctional oligoribonuclease/PAP phosphatase NrnA, whose translation is MEHIRNQLLAEIAKAESIVITTHINLDGDGYCAALALQRILSRQGKNTLLVTDDDDLNRYQFLKDGKSVEKRFQSLKAEEQYFALAIVLDCNSYDRLGARKILIDKAKKVIVLDHHQQENGLIKADLSYIDPNFACVGEMLFALLEDEISKLSLPDRIFVCNCLYTTILNDTNNFVNANTDAEVLIFASKLIELGIKPNELYRNYFLNHSAEEMRYVGETLSTLELHLNRKILVMYSTLAMSQKNEIDPDSIMNLAYWVQGIKGVEVIIYLREDKEGVFKISLRSETVDVNKIAARYGGGGHKQASGCSILGTLEEVKNNLLKDVINAFGK
- the truB gene encoding tRNA pseudouridine(55) synthase TruB, which gives rise to MPLANNGFIAIDKPEGISSFAVIKHLRKITGLKKIGHSGTLDPFASGLVICCLGQYTRLAAYPEKADKTYLAVMKLGTKTTTGDPEGEIIQTAPIPDWENKLANLEKQALLLTELSVPAYSAVKINGIRAYALARKGISVELPRKQIKIIDFSFLCSEQNPADELCYRCQVSKGTYIRALSEWLAEQLNTLAYTKTLRRERVGKITLQDAVKLDNLTSENWFTYRLDYKQVFPQWAYQNLEVTDFDKVMNGIDIAADSESNENVLLLYEDNICAVGKRINDLIHPFIVLK
- a CDS encoding bifunctional riboflavin kinase/FAD synthetase yields the protein MNLPSVLTIGNFDGLHLGHQQLLQKVVDLAQAKCLQSVVITYKDHPAFVLRAHPLPKMLCPVIIKQQELLKLGIDKIELLEFTPDLAKTPPLKFLKDYIIPQFHPQIIVMGYDSHFGHLRQGNYEFLCKHSAELGYKVAYVEPYLYEGQPVSSSLIRNLLSAGKIETANKLLGRPYRLIGKVEHSYAKGRKIGFPTANLNLLYPHQLIPHNGIYLSKAFYQEKVFFGLTNIGISPTLKNTGKIEIETHLLDFNGDLYGETLELDLLRYIREEKMFKSIDDLKKAIQNDINLARTLLSEDSK
- a CDS encoding T9SS type A sorting domain-containing protein, whose translation is MKDYTPRPLSKRKLHPHCAVLLFSLFFPLFFYAVSPLQVVSGSGIVAEEDSKIYHFRYHNLADDYHLTGPSIWAVRFNFKGAYSVADSASFALNYFKIYNPYPNLEMRISLWNEQYGGTNELNYFPGSIIEGGNWQTVTLYSNPTNIVFPDVQNPLQIVWLVMEFTTPTEGKYMSASVGSGKNSFYYNTTVTGSEFWQSLFTAGYNCELRVSAIGNFNLLNTELELLSFSLPENILPYDTVYPSVTVYNHSNYPITDTLQVNITNPTQEFNQDLQIPLINIPAGDSLWVISSESVNFGRDPCQIKITLSLKHHPAVILAARYYNIFSETSSCHLIEYFRRYTYDIDDIPQDTDGLHHLLYFPNQVDDYSCPGAMQRFNFYQFNSLPQTAIDGYKRFYLPVEANSEPVLDAIAAAQEKRSFITRSNCRISILDPDNPENLRLSVTLNNDRTSLFEWTSSSAINPGFFAGIFEANRFEAGGLFYLKKWLAFNQPFSSTLDLGTSASIDLLVNTTELDSLKNYRVYYWIQNSFNNGGEIFYAKCLVFPYGWTVGIDDENLPHLHLTVHPNPLTKGNALKISAPNYPTIYTIYNLKGQKVFATQLVTKETSVPFAVFPASGIYFLRCETQVKDKIITESKKISVIK
- a CDS encoding HD domain-containing protein, with product MANHLFISELHQKVNQEISGLYLVAEKELREGKNDLYLRLKLQDRSGTISANVWKDALKHSDEFDAGDIISIQGTVVSYKGQVQLSITKLRFADKSEYDIEDYLMRSKIAPEVLSARFFEFVDKVKQPHLNRLLHLIFDDKDFFTKFLNSPAAKNWHHNYLNGLIEHTVSVAALCEFATTLYPVNYDLLITGALLHDVAKIKEYDSKSNIDFTEEGRLIGHLALSDQLAYETATKIPGFPEDLLLNLRHLILSHHGEYEKASVRLPQTLEAIVLHHCDNLDAQAVGVTQIIDAAPPNAIWTEYDKLNNRYYRIFKPV
- a CDS encoding MBL fold metallo-hydrolase, whose translation is MFQTLIIASGSRGNCVFMQTERTALLLDAGISLQRILDCLDSYGIDKSKISGILVSHEHSDHIKSVGSVSRKLKIPIYINRPTLSSCSERLGNIQDRIVLFNTGTSFEIGDIYVEAFSSSHDAAECCNFVFSPLSEPKRKLGVATDLGYPTQLSILKLSNVSTLILESNHDERMLMEGPYQWKLKQRIRGSQGHLSNVQAVGLISALVHPGLKNLILAHLSEINNLPSLAEKTMRDYLESIRSDIKLFVAEQNRPTPIIEI